CACCATAAAGTTTTCCTTTGCTAGCAGCTAATTGGCGAAGAGGAGAATTTACATCTGTACTTGTATAACTGGCCATAGCAGCATTTGTACTATGGCCTTCTTTTTGATTATTCTTTTCTAAAACCCCCATAGTCAACAAGGCAGAAAGGGTTGTGTATCCTGCATTTTTTAAAAATTTTCTCCGAGCAAGCATAAATTTTTGTCCATTTTCTCAACGGTTTACTGTCGAATATGTAACGCCTGGAGTGGCTGCAAACTATTCTTCTGTTAGCCTGAAAGTCGCAAATCATGAATTATCTTCCCCTACTACGGCTATTTGATGTCCGAGGGGTTTCAATACTTATTGGTTAATAAGGGGAAAGAAAAACCTTTGCCCCTAACCCAATTCTGAGTTTAAAATGCACAAAGTGAATGGTATTGCAAGGGGCTTTTAATAGCAATTTAACCATGCAAAATCTGAGCTTCCCTCAGTGAATACTCGCAATTTGTGTTTTTTTGATAAAAATTTATTTATGTGATGTTGAAATTTATTTTATAAGATACTGCCGCGATCGCACCCACACAATCTGTCGAGTGTATTCCAGTGCGTTGGAGGAGTCGGTGCAGAAAAGTATTATCACTGATGCTTATTGACATAATTATATCTAGCATTGAAGATGCACATATCTATATTCAAGGCTAGTACAACATTTCGTAAATAAACCACCCATTCCAAATCAACTAAACGCTTACGCTGTATACCTACTTTAATTTTGAATTCACGGTGGTACTAAGGAATAAGAATTAAATAATACCAATTTAATGTGAAGTTGCACATATCTTGATCCCCCTAAATCCCCCTTAAAAAGGGGGAATTTGATAGATGTTTTTCCGGTTCCCCCCTTTTTAAGGGGGCTAGGGGGGATCGAATTCTATGCAGCTTCATAAAAAATTGGTATAACATACAATTTATGTCCCTAGTTTACCTCACCATCAATCCCTCTCCTTATAAAGGATCGTGAGACAGGATGAGGTTTTGCATCTTATTTAATCCACGTTCCTAAATATTTATGCTGTTATGCTCTTTAAATAGATTTACAAATGCAAATTAATTATTGATGTACTTTTTAATAAGTGTAATTTTGGCGAGGAAAATCCCTAGTTAAGTTCTTTAAAAGACTTCTATTCTTCTTATTGTTCCAATTGCCAAGAGCATAATGCTTAAAAACTATACTATGCCAGCAATAGTTTTCTGAGATTTAATTATTGATAAGCGAAGGAAGTAGCACAAAGGTTTTTTAACAGTTAAATTTGACACCGATAACAATGACTAATTTGCTCGATTTCAATACTTCTAAACAGTTCATTCAAAGCAACAACCCTTTCCCTTTGGATGCACCCAATACTGTATGGATGCTAAAAGATGGAGCAATGGCAGTGTTTGCGATCGCAACTATCAATGGCATTCCCCAAGGAGCGCGACGCTATCTTTTCGATGTTGCTTCAGGAGATGTGCTATTCGGTATCGTAACTGCATTGGAAGGTCAGTCTTATCAATTAATTGCTATTGCTTACGAAGAGACCGGCCTACTACCAATTGAGATGAGAGATTGGGTAGAGCAAGTAATTTCACAGCGCAATGGCACAAGGGAGTTGTTTTTTCAGCAGTTGCAACAGTGGAATGATCGCTTGGCTGGAATTTTTCAAGAGGTGGATATTTCCCTCAATGGTATTAATTTAGAAGGAATAGATACTTTAGAGTTGGTCAGTGAACACCTCGATCAATTCCATGCTGACTTGTTACTTTGTCTACATCAACTCGACCAGAAAGAGACTCTAACACGCTCTGAGCAGTTTCGTTCGCGCCAACGATTGAATCAAGAAGCGAGCGATCGCGCTGTCAACAATCTCACAGCTATTTTTCGCCGTAAAGAAGCAGAATTTTTTCAAGAAGGAACAGCTTTATTAATTGCAGCAGGGGCGGTTGGTAGAGCGATGGGAATTGATATTCGTCCCCCAGGTAGGTCAGAAGACCCCAAGCGTGTTAAAGACCCCCTAGAGGCGATTGCCCGCGCATCTCGGATTCGGACTCGTCGAGTTATTTTGCGGGGTGCTTGGTGGGAGTTTGACTCTGGCGCGATTTTGGCATACACGGCGCAGGATGAACGGCCTCTAGCTTTGCTTCCCGGCAGTGGCAATCGTTACGAAATCTTCGATCCCGAACAAATGCGGCGCATTCCGCTCACTGCAAATACGGCTCAGTTGATTTCGCCTGTTGCCTATGTTTTCTATCGGCCATTCCCGGAAAAAGTCCTCAAATCCGTAGAAATTTTCAAGTTTGCTACGAAGGGGATACTGCGGGATGGAGCAACAGTTTTAATTCTGGGTGCTGTTATTGCCATATTGGGGATGCTAGTTCCCCAGGCGACGGGGATTTTAATTGATAATGCCATTCCCAGTGCAGATCGCGGATTAATTTTTCAAATAGCTTTGGGGTTAGTCGCCGTAAATTTTGGTAGCACTTTATTAGATTTGGTGCAAAATGTCGCTACTACTCGCGCTCAAGCTCTTGCTGAAGTTCAAACTCAGGCGGCAACTTGGGATCGGCTGCTGAAATTACCCCCACCTTTCTTTCGTAAGTATACCATCGGTGACTTGCAAGCTCGGGTTTCTGGTATCACCCACCTGAACGAAATTTTGACTGGCACTGTCATGAGGTCACTATTCGACAGCTTGTTTTCCCTGTTGAATTTGGGTTTACTCCTTTCTTACAATGCCCAATTGGCCTTGGTAGCCATTGCTGTAGCGGCAGTCAATATCGCTATTACCTTCTTTTCTTTCTTTGTTTCCCGCCAAAAAATGATTCCTATGCAAGAAATCACCGGAGAAATATCCGGGTTAACTGTGCAGTTAATTGGGGGAGTCACAAAGTTACGAGTTTCCGGTTCAGAAGAAAGGGCTTTTGCCTATTGGTCGAAAAAGTTTGGACAACAACTCAATTTAATGCTGAGTACAGAAGCAATTGAAGATTCTGTAACGCTTTTGAATATGATTTTACCAACTGTTAGTTCCATAGCGGTTTATGCTCTGGCAATAACCCTAATTGTTCAAGCCCAATCCCAAGGACAGACAGGATTTTCTACAGGAACTTTCTTGGCGTTTAATGCCGCTTTCGGGACTTTTGTTGGTGGTGTCACGGGTTTGAGTGGCACGATTATTAAATTGATGGAAGTGAATATTATTTGGGAGCGAGTTAAGCCAATTCTGGAAGCCAAACCGGAAGTTGACGATGATAAAACTGATCCAGGGCGCTTGATGGGTGGAATTAAACTGGATCGGGTTAGTTTTCGTTATGGGGAAGATCGACCATTGACCCTGGATAAAGTGACAATTGAAGCTAAGGCGGGAGAATTTATTGCTTTAGTTGGGCCATCAGGAAGCGGTAAATCAACAACCATACGGTTAATGTTAGGTTTTGAGCAACCAGAAGAAGGAACAATTTATTATGATGGTCAGGATTTATCGGGGTTAGATATTTGGGCAGTCCGGCGACAATTAGGTGTGGTTTTACAGAATGGTCGGATTAATAGTGCTTCGATTTTTGAGAATATTTGTAGTGGTGCATTAGTGACAATGGATGAAGCTTGGGAAGCAGCAAGAATGGCAGGATTTGCCCAAGATATCGAACAAATGCCGATGGGAATGCACACGGTAATTTCGGAAGGAGGAACTAATCTTTCGGGAGGACAACGCCAGAGGTTGTTAATTTCTCGTTCTTTGGTTTTGAAACCGAGAATTCTGATTTTTGATGAAGCGACGAGTGCGTTGGATAATCGCACCCAAGCAATTGTCAGTGAAAGTTTGGAACAGTTAAAGGTAACAAGAATTGTTATTGCTCACCGCTTGAGTACGATTCGCAATGCTGACCGCATTTATGTAATTGTTGCGGGGGAAGTTAAGCAGGTAGGAAATTTTGAGGAATTGATGTCTCAACCGGGAATGTTTGCTGATTTGATGGCGCGACAGGTGGCTTGAATGAGAAGCATACAGCTTATTCGTCACCCAATAGGGCAAATTTTTCTTCAGATGGATACTCTACAACATAGAACAAATATTTTTGACTCGAACTGTCAGAACTAATGAGTAAATACGCATGGATTCGTCAGCAAAGTTCGGAAGATTGCGCCGCCGCCAGTTTAGCCATCGTTTTAAAACATTACGGCAAAAATATTCCCATTAACCGAGTGCGGGAAGCTATTGGCACCCAAATGAGTGGCACTAATTTACTAGGTTTAAAGCGTGGTGCAGAAAGCTTAGGATTTATCGCTAAAGGGTTTCAAGCACAAACGGAATGGCTCGAAAATTTAGATAATGCAACTCTGCCGACAATTTTGTATTGGCAGGGTTATCATTTTGTTGTATTGCTGGCTAAAGAAGGGGAAAAATTTGTTCTGTCAGATCCTGGTATAGGCATTCGCTATGTCGATCACACTGAGTTATTGGAAAGCTGGCAAGGAAATTTAGCTTTATTATTAAAACCCCATCCTTTCAAGTTTCCACTAATTCAAAATAACCACCAAAAGCTTTGGACAAATTGGCGCAAACGTTTATTTCCTCTGCGTTGGTATTTTCTGGGACTGTTGTTACTAAATGTACTATTTAGTGGAACGTTAGTAGCTGTACCTATCTTGCAGCAAATACTCATTGATTACCTCTGGCAATCTTCAATTTTATTGCCATCTTTAATGATGATTTTCATCAGTTTAGGAGGTGTTGTTTTATTTAATTTTGGACTAAATTTTGCCCATGCAAACTTAGTAACTTTCTTAATAAAGAGTTTAGAAACAAGTTTAAGAACGGATTTTGGTGAGCAATTACTCCAGTTGCCATTGCCTTATTTTGAAACTCGTAGTTATGGCACTATTCAACTACGATTAAGTGATATTGCAGCCATTAGCCAACTGTTCGATCTGCTGTTGGTAAATTTGCCAACACGGACATTTTGTGGTTTGCTAGGATTAACAGTATTATACTTATATCATCCTGTTTTATCGTTAAATATTGCAGCGATCGCTATTTTACTCAGTGCTATCTTTAGCCTTGTCTATCCTCGCATTCAGCAAGCTAATTATCGAATATGGTTAACTTCTGGGCAAAACTTCTTTCTGCTTTCCCAAATATTTGTCAACGCGCTGACGATTAAAACAACCGCTAGTGCCTCTTTTTTAAAGCAAGAATTGCTCTTGAAACAAGAGGAGGAAATCACCGCCAATGTTCAAAATAGCAGAATTAATAATTTAATTAACAGCCTACTCTCTCTGCTTTCAGAACTCGGAAAAATAACGATATTAGCAGTGACTTGTTGGTTATTTCTCCAGCAAAAACTCACACTTGGAACTTTTGTTGCTGTAGTTTTTCTGGCAAATTTGGTTATAGAAGCTGGGAATGCTTGGCTCAAATTTATTCTGGAGTTTACGAAAATAAAAACACAAATTCAAGAATTAGAAGAATTGTTTCACGTTCATCCCGAAACCTCAGAAAATAATCCAAATAATTGGCTTGAACTTTCTCCCCAGCAAGATATTGTTTGTAAACAACTGAACTTTCAATATCCTGGCAGATTACCTTTACTCAAAGATTTTTCTGCAACTCTTCCCGGTGGACAAATAATAGCAATTATTGGACATTCTGGTTGTGGTAAAAGTACGTTAGTCAAGCTGTTGACTCGTCTCTACACTTTACAAAAAGGTGATATCTTTTTTGGAACTGATAACCTGCAAGATTTGCCCCTAGAATGCCTACGCCGTCAAATTGTTTTAGTGAGTCAAGAATCCCGCTTTCTCACCCGTTCTATTGCCGATAACTTGCGGTTGGGAGTTCCCGATGCCACGATGGAAGAATTAGTAGCTGCTTGCGAAATTGCGGCGGCTGGAGAATTTATTAATTTATTCCCAGAACGTTATGACACAATTTTAGGTGACTTTAGCGCCAACCTTTCAGATGGGCAAAAACAACGGATTGGGTTAGCAAGGGCTGTTTTAATGAATCCTCCAGTTCTGATTTTAGATGAAGCAACTGCTAACCTTGATCCACCTACAGAAGCCCGTGTTTTAGATGCTTTACTAGCACAGCGTCAAGGTAAAACGACAATTTTAGTCAGCCACCGACCGAGAGTAATTGCTAGAGCAAATTGGATTATTTTAATTGAGCATGGAGAGACAAAATTTAAAGGTACTATATCTGATTTTCGTAACTTAGCAGGCGCACATTTAGAATTTCTTAATCCTTGATCAGCTAATGTAAAATAAATTATCAATGTTGGATTTTCTTTCTCTATGATTTTTATATACTATAAATTGAAGTGCGAAATGTGGGCTTTAAGCAGACTTTTCTAAGCAGACTTTTCAGGGAGTCCGTTAATTCAATTGACACTTTTAGATACCCAAAAGCTCGAACTATACATAATTCAATTTAGTATAAAAAAGGAAATCAGGGCTAACGACGTTAGTCCTGATTCCACACTCTCTACAATGATTGGGAATTTTATTTTTGGAAGTCTCTAGTAAGTACCAGTTATCGAAAAAAGCTGTTTAACAGGCAGTTGTGGAGCAGTTTATCCTGGCGAATCAAGGGTTTGATGGGCTGGCAAGAACGGTTGGTTTCAAAAATCCTACCCGCGCTGTGTTATGATTCTGGGACGACATTGGGACTACCCCTGTAGTAATTATTATCTCATTTTAAACATCCCTCCTGCCACCAACTCCAATGCCTCATCAGATAGTTCCCCTTCCACACCCATCGCTGCGGCTTTCTCCATGATTTCTAAATATTGATCTACGGCTTCTTGGGGTGTAAACTCGTAGCCATATTTCATTCCTACTTCTGCAACAGAGTGAGCAGCATCCATCATCATTGACTCATCTTCTTTGCCTTCTATAGCTTTGAGGAAGTCCTGTTGCAAAGCAATATCAGTATTAACTTTGGCGAAAAATTCTGCACAAGATTGTTTACTCATTTGATTTTTCCTTTTAGACAAATAATTGTTTTCATGATCCAAGAATATCGTGAGACATTGTCCAGAGTAATCAGTATTTACTCTTAATCAATGATGAAAATTCTGATTTAATTAGGATTTCTGTACAAATAACCTGAACAATTTTTATGTGAAAGCTAAATTTAGCAAGCTATTCCAAATAAAATTTTGTACAACTTAATTTTTACATAATGCCTTAGTGGGACTTAGAGGTTGTTTGAAAAGTATTTAGCTGTGGCTTTAGGCACTTGTTGATCCCCCCTAACCCCCCTTAAAAAGGGGGGAACTGGAATCAAAGTCCCCCAATTTATCGGGGGATTTAGGGGGATCTAAAACGTTTTGCTACTAAGAAAAGGACTTTTCGAATATCCTCTTAGACAACAAACACCAAAAAAATGCCTCATATCTATATACAGAGAAATTTTAACTTTTTTTTATTTGGTTTGTAGATATATCTTAGTTTGAGCTATTTTCGGATATTGACTATATTTTCATTGCCTACAAGAGTTTGAGGTTTGTTTATTCTTCAAAAGTCCTTAGTAAATTAGCAGTATTTTCACTGAATTATTTCATAAATATTGATAGTATAGTATTTATGTAATACAAAATCTAGCAGTGGCGATATAGATATCAATGTATGACTAATTTGAGAATTTTGGTGGCAAGCGCATTCTCAGAAAAAATATTGTCAGCCATGAAAAAATACGATGATGAAATTATAGTTTGGGATTTAGCCAAAGGAAAAATTACGGTTGATTTTTTGAGAGTTGAGAAAATAAATTTTATAATTTCTTTTGGATACAATTACATTTTTCCCCCTTCAGTAATTGAATATTGCCCAATTATCAATTTACATGCAAGCTACTTACCTTGGAATCGAGGCCCAGTCCCTAATTTCTGGAGTTGGTTAACCGATAGTCCTAAAGGTGTAACTATGCACTATATTGATGCTGGCATTGATACAGGAGATATCATAGCCCAGAAAAAACTTGATTTGTTACACGATGGGATGACGCTTAATCAAACCTATTGGGCAACTATAGAGGCACTTGTGGAAGTGTTCACAGAAACTTGGCCTTTAATTAGAGAGGGTAAAAATCAAAGATATCCTCAAATAGGTCAAGGAAGCTGCCACACTCTGAAAGATATTATTCCCTTCCAAGATGTTTTGAAAAATAGCTCAGAGGATACACCGATTCGAGAACTACGTGAAGCGATTCAATCAAAGTTAGATAGTACCAAAAAAGCCGAAGCTATTTCGCAGGGGGATTTCTGGATGCGTCTCTCTCAGCAGCGATCGCGCAAACAGGTTAAAAATTGACATCATCCCCTACTAACGGAAGCGATATAGCAGGGGTCTTCCCAGCAATTTAGATAAGCAGCTAGTAGTCTGTCAAATTCATTTTGACGGTTAGAGAGACGCGATAAATCGCCGTCTCTACAGCGAATTTATCCATCAATTATTTATTGACAGACTACTACTCATACCCTGGTAGTGCGATCAGTGCTGATGCACAGGCTACCCCAACTCCCTAGATTTCTGATAACTTGAACAAGTAATCGGCACTTTAGGGTTTTTGATATCTAACTAAAAATTGCCAATGAACAATATCTAAATCGTTAATTTCTAACTTTTCTCGATAGTTATTGGCGGTGTTATCAGAATCATTAAAGAAAACTTCAAACCCCAATCGCTGAAAACCTGCTTCTTGAAAAATCCGGTTTAACC
This genomic interval from Nostoc sp. KVJ3 contains the following:
- a CDS encoding NHLP bacteriocin export ABC transporter permease/ATPase subunit, with product MTNLLDFNTSKQFIQSNNPFPLDAPNTVWMLKDGAMAVFAIATINGIPQGARRYLFDVASGDVLFGIVTALEGQSYQLIAIAYEETGLLPIEMRDWVEQVISQRNGTRELFFQQLQQWNDRLAGIFQEVDISLNGINLEGIDTLELVSEHLDQFHADLLLCLHQLDQKETLTRSEQFRSRQRLNQEASDRAVNNLTAIFRRKEAEFFQEGTALLIAAGAVGRAMGIDIRPPGRSEDPKRVKDPLEAIARASRIRTRRVILRGAWWEFDSGAILAYTAQDERPLALLPGSGNRYEIFDPEQMRRIPLTANTAQLISPVAYVFYRPFPEKVLKSVEIFKFATKGILRDGATVLILGAVIAILGMLVPQATGILIDNAIPSADRGLIFQIALGLVAVNFGSTLLDLVQNVATTRAQALAEVQTQAATWDRLLKLPPPFFRKYTIGDLQARVSGITHLNEILTGTVMRSLFDSLFSLLNLGLLLSYNAQLALVAIAVAAVNIAITFFSFFVSRQKMIPMQEITGEISGLTVQLIGGVTKLRVSGSEERAFAYWSKKFGQQLNLMLSTEAIEDSVTLLNMILPTVSSIAVYALAITLIVQAQSQGQTGFSTGTFLAFNAAFGTFVGGVTGLSGTIIKLMEVNIIWERVKPILEAKPEVDDDKTDPGRLMGGIKLDRVSFRYGEDRPLTLDKVTIEAKAGEFIALVGPSGSGKSTTIRLMLGFEQPEEGTIYYDGQDLSGLDIWAVRRQLGVVLQNGRINSASIFENICSGALVTMDEAWEAARMAGFAQDIEQMPMGMHTVISEGGTNLSGGQRQRLLISRSLVLKPRILIFDEATSALDNRTQAIVSESLEQLKVTRIVIAHRLSTIRNADRIYVIVAGEVKQVGNFEELMSQPGMFADLMARQVA
- a CDS encoding peptidase domain-containing ABC transporter — its product is MSKYAWIRQQSSEDCAAASLAIVLKHYGKNIPINRVREAIGTQMSGTNLLGLKRGAESLGFIAKGFQAQTEWLENLDNATLPTILYWQGYHFVVLLAKEGEKFVLSDPGIGIRYVDHTELLESWQGNLALLLKPHPFKFPLIQNNHQKLWTNWRKRLFPLRWYFLGLLLLNVLFSGTLVAVPILQQILIDYLWQSSILLPSLMMIFISLGGVVLFNFGLNFAHANLVTFLIKSLETSLRTDFGEQLLQLPLPYFETRSYGTIQLRLSDIAAISQLFDLLLVNLPTRTFCGLLGLTVLYLYHPVLSLNIAAIAILLSAIFSLVYPRIQQANYRIWLTSGQNFFLLSQIFVNALTIKTTASASFLKQELLLKQEEEITANVQNSRINNLINSLLSLLSELGKITILAVTCWLFLQQKLTLGTFVAVVFLANLVIEAGNAWLKFILEFTKIKTQIQELEELFHVHPETSENNPNNWLELSPQQDIVCKQLNFQYPGRLPLLKDFSATLPGGQIIAIIGHSGCGKSTLVKLLTRLYTLQKGDIFFGTDNLQDLPLECLRRQIVLVSQESRFLTRSIADNLRLGVPDATMEELVAACEIAAAGEFINLFPERYDTILGDFSANLSDGQKQRIGLARAVLMNPPVLILDEATANLDPPTEARVLDALLAQRQGKTTILVSHRPRVIARANWIILIEHGETKFKGTISDFRNLAGAHLEFLNP
- a CDS encoding Nif11 family protein, with protein sequence MSKQSCAEFFAKVNTDIALQQDFLKAIEGKEDESMMMDAAHSVAEVGMKYGYEFTPQEAVDQYLEIMEKAAAMGVEGELSDEALELVAGGMFKMR
- a CDS encoding formyltransferase family protein; amino-acid sequence: MTNLRILVASAFSEKILSAMKKYDDEIIVWDLAKGKITVDFLRVEKINFIISFGYNYIFPPSVIEYCPIINLHASYLPWNRGPVPNFWSWLTDSPKGVTMHYIDAGIDTGDIIAQKKLDLLHDGMTLNQTYWATIEALVEVFTETWPLIREGKNQRYPQIGQGSCHTLKDIIPFQDVLKNSSEDTPIRELREAIQSKLDSTKKAEAISQGDFWMRLSQQRSRKQVKN